The Aeromicrobium yanjiei DNA segment GCTCGAGGACCTGCTGACCGAGATCGAGTGGCCCGACGCCGTGATGGGCTGCGCCGCCGTGATCGAACGCATCATGCTGCCGCCGGAGGCCGAGGAGTCGCTGCCCGAGGACCCCGACGCGATCGTCGAGGCGGCCATCAACCACCCCGACCGCCGCGAGGTGCGCCTCGTCGCCGCGGTGACGCGCGACGGCCGGTCCCACAGTGCGGTCCGCGCCAGGGACCCCGCAGACGCGGAGCTGCTGGAGGGCCCTGACCTGGTCCCCGGCCTGATCGAGCACCTCCGCACCACCCTGACCTAGAGTCTTGACACCCCTTCACCCAGGAGACCTGTGAGCGACATCTTCGGAACACCCCGTCCGCGCCAGCCCCAACCCCCGTCGGGGTCCGGGCGACGCCAGCGGGTGCTCGTCCCGACCCTTGTGACCTTGGCCGTGCTGCTCCTGCTCGGCTCGATCTTCATCAGCGTGTGGACGGACCGGCTGTGGTTCAAGTCCGTCGGCTACAGCGAGGTCTTCCGCAGCGTCCTGGTGTCCCGTGTCGGACTGTTCGTCGCGATGGGGCTGATCTTCGGCCTGTTCGTGATCGGCAACCTCTACCTCGCGTACCGGACGCGTCCCGACACGGTGCCGCTGCGTCGTGACGACCCGTCCTACCGCTACCGCCTTGCGCTGACCCCCATCCTCAAGCCGATCGGCATCGTGCTGTTCCTCGTGCTCGGCGCATTCGCCGGCTCCGTCGGCGCGAGCCACTGGGACACGTACAAGATGTGGCGCCACGGCTCGTCGTTCGGCGTCAAGGACCCCCAGTTCAACAAGGACGTCGGCTTCTACGTCTTCGACTACCCGTGGTGGCGCTTCCTGACGTCGTTCTCGTTCGCGATGATCGTCATCACGGTCCTGGCGGTGCTGTTCCTCAACTACGTCTACGGCGGCATCCGCATCGCCGGCCGCGGCCCCAAGCTGACCCGCGCGGCGCAGGTGCACCTGTCGGTCCTGGTGGGTCTGGGTGTCCTGACCCGGGCCGTCTCGTACTACCTCGACCGCTTCGGCCTGGCGATCGGCAACTCCAAGCTGTTCGACGGCATCGGCTACACCGACGCGAACGCCCGCATCCCGGGCAAGAACATCCTGATCGGTGTCGCGATCGTCTGTGCGATCTTGTTCTTCGCGGTCATCTTCATCCGCTCGTGGACCCTCCCGGCGATCGGCCTGGGTCTGCTCGCGCTGACGTCGATCCTCATCGGCGCGATCTGGCCGGCGGTCATGCAGGGCTTCCAGGTCAAGCCGTCCGAGCCCGACAAGGAAGGCCCCTACATCGCCCGCAACATCGAGGCGACGAGGGAGGCGTACGACGTCGCGGACACCGAGGTCGAGTCCTACTCGGCCAAGACCGACCTGACGGACAGCGAGCTCGCCGCCTCCGCGGAGTCGCGCGTCAGCACGCGTCTGCTCGACCCGACCCTGATCTCGGACGCGTTCGAGCAGCTGCAGCAGGTGCGCGGCTACTACTCGGTGCCGAGCACGCTCGACGTCGACCGCTACAAGCTCGAGGGCGAGAAGGTGCCGCAGGACACGATCATCGCGGCGCGTGAGCTCAACCTCGACGGCCTGCAGGACACGCAGCGCAACTGGGCGAACGACCACACGGTCTACACGCACGGCTATGGCATCATCGCCGCCCGCGGCAACCAGCGCGGCCCCAACGGCGAGCCGGTCTTCACCGCGAAGGACATCCCGCAGATCGGCGAGATCAAGACCACGACCCCGCCGCGGATCTACTTCGGCGAGCAGTCCCCGTCGTACTCGATCGTGGGTCGCCCGAAGGGTGCCGCCGCGATCGAGGTCGACATCCCGCGCGGTGGCGCGACCGGTGAGGACGGCAAGGTCAACGCGACCCAGAACACGTACGACGGCAAGGGCGGCGTGCCGATCGGCGGCCTGTTCAACAAGGCGCTCTACGCGTTCAAGTTCGCCGAGCCGAACATCATCTTGTCCAACCGGGTCAACTCCGAGTCCAAGATCCTGTACGACCGCGAGCCGCGCGACCGGGTCAAGAAGGTCGCGCCCTGGCTGACGGTCGACGGCGACTCCTACCCGGCGGTCGTGGACGGTCGTGTGGTGTGGATCGTCGACGGCTACACGACGAGCAACTCCTACCCGTACTCCGAGCACCGCTCGCTGCGGGAGGCCACCGCCGACACGCTGACCGACGGCCGCGCGCAGAAGGCGCTGCCGACCGACCAGGTCAACTACATGCGCAACTCGGTCAAGGCCGTCGTCGACGCGTACGACGGCACGGTCAAGCTCTACCAGTGGGACACCAAGGACCCGGTGCTCAAGACGTGGATGAAGGTCTTCCCCGACGTCGTGGAGAGCAAGGCCAAGATCAGCGACGCGCTCCTGGAGCACCTGCGCTACCCGGTCGACCTGTTCAAGGTGCAGCGCGACGTGCTGCAGCGCTACCACGTGACCGACGCGCAGACGTTCTACGAGGACGGCGAGCGGTGGAAGGTGCCCGAGGACCCGACGGCCCCGAGCAACTCCAGCGCCCTGCAGCCGCCGTACTACCTGTCGACCGCGCGGCCGGGTGAGGACACGCCGAAGTTCAGCGTCACCAGCGTCTACCTGCCCAACCGGCGACAGAACCTGGCGGCGTTCGTTTCGGTCAACTCCGAGGCGACGGACACCGAGAACTACGGCAAGATGCAGATCCTGCAGCTGCCGAGCGAGACCCAGATCTCGGGTCCCAGCCAGATCGCGAACGACTTCCAGACCGACAAGGGCGTCTCGCAGGCCTTGCTGCAGTATCAGCAGTCCAAGACGGCGTCGATCCTGTACGGCAACCTGCTGACCCTCCCGGTCGGCGACGGGCTGCTGTACGTCCAGCCGGTCTACATCAAGCGCAGCGCGGTCGAGGGCTCGTACCCGGTCCTGCAGTTCGTGATCGCGTCGTTCGGCAAGGACGTCGGCTTCGGACAGACCCTGGACGAGGCCCTCCGGGTCGCGCTGGGTCTTGAGGAGGGGACGAACCCCGACGACGCCGCGGAGAGGCCGACGACGCAGCGACCGGAGTCCTCCGGCAACCAGACGGCCTCACAGCTGCTGGACGACGCGTCCCGGTTCTACGACCAGGCGCAGGATGCTCTGAAGGACGGCGACCTCGCGCTCTACCAGCGTCGGATGAACCAGGTCGGCGACGCGGTCGAGAAGGCGCAGCGGGCCGTGGAGCAGGCCGAGAAGAAGGAGTAGTAGGGGGCGGGCGCCCGTCAGAGCAGGTAGTGGAACAACGGACTGCCGGGCGCCACCCGCTCCACCCCGAGGGGGCTGTCCTCGAGTCGCTCGAGGAGGCCCTCGAGGTCGTCCGCGCTCGCCAGCTCCACGCCGATGAGCGCGGGCCCGGTCTCCCTGTTGTTGCGCTTGACGTAGTCGAACAGCGTGATGTCGTCGTCGGGCCCGAGGATGTCATCGAGGAACCGGCGCAGCGCGCCCGGCTCCTGCGGGAAGCTCACCAGGAAGTAGTGCTTGAGGCCCTGGTGGATGAGGGACCGCTCGAGCACCTCGCCGTACCGGCTGATGTCGTTGTTGCCGCCTGAGACGACGCACACGACGGTGGAGCCGGGCGTGACCTCGATGCTGTCGAGGGCGGCGGTCGCGAGGGCTCCTGCCGGCTCGGCGATGATGCCGTCGGACTGGTAGAGCCGCAGCATCTCGGTGCAGATGTGGCCCTCCTCGACCGTCACGAGCTGGGCGCCCGCGTCGCGTACGAGCGGGAAGGTGTGCTCGCCGGCCGTCCCGACCGCCGCGCCGTCCACGAACGGGTCGACCTCCGCCAGGGGAGTGGGTGCGCCGGCCGCGAGGGCAGCGCCCATCGATGCGGCGCCGGCCGGCTCGACGCCGATGATGCGGGTGCTGGGGTGCCGTTCGTGCAGCCAGGTCGCCATGCCGGCGATCAGCCCGCCTCCGCCCACCGGGACGACCAGCAGATCGGGCGCCTGACCCAGCTGCTCGACGATCTCGGGGGCCACGGTGCCCTGACCGCTGATCGTCCGCGGGTCGTCGAACGCCGGCACGAGCACCGCGCCGGTGTCCGCGGCATCCTGCTGAGCGGCGCGGAACGCGTCCTCGTAGGAGTCGCCGACCACGATGACCTCGACGTCGGTGCCACCCAGGGTCACGATGCGCTCACGCTTCTGCCGGGGCGTCGTGCCGGGCACGAAGATGCGTCCGCGGGTGCCGAGCCGGCGGCAGGCGAGAGCGACCCCCTGCGCGTGATTGCCGGCGCTCGCGCACACGACGCCGTGGGCCCGCGCGTCGGCGTCGAGCTGCACGATGAGGTTGTACGCGCCACGGATCTTGTACGACCGCACGGGCTGCAGGTCCTCACGCTTGAGCCAGACCTGTGCGCCGGTCGCCTCGGACAGGCGCGCGTTGAGCTCCAGCGGCGTACGGCTGGCCACGTCAGCAACGCGAGTCGCTGCCTCGTCGACGGTCGCTGCGGTCACTCGGGCGTTCGAGATCGGGGAAGTCGTCACGTCGGTCAACCGTAGTCGCGGGCACTTCGGCCCGGCATCCCGGTGCCGCTTGCGGGACGGGCGTCGAGTGCGATGACCCGATTTGGTCCGGCGGGGGTGGACCTGTAAAGTGGAGCATGCGACGCGGGGTGGAGCAGCTCGGTAGCTCGCTGGGCTCATAACCCAGAGGTCACAGGTTCAAATCCTGTCCCCGCTACCACCACGAAGGCCCTCACTGGAGACAGTGAGGGCCTTCGTCATGTACGCCACCATTCGTCGTGTGCGAGCGCCTCGGACACGAGAGGGTGCTCTCCCGTCGGCACGGACAGCCGAGATGGCCTGCTCGGCCTTGGCTATCGGCTGCGTCAGCCGCTGCTCGAGCAGACCGATGACGGTCAAGGAGTGCGACGCACCGACCGTCGATACCTCGGGGACGTCGGACAGCAACGTCGCGACGGCCGGCGGGAGGCAGTCAACACCGCCCTGAGCCCCACCGACGAAGAGCTCGCGTGGGCTCGCACGATCCGCGAGTCGGTGACGAGCGGGGGAGTGGCGGTCGTCGACGGCGCCATGATCGACCCCCCGGTGCTGGCGCGCGCAGCTCAGATTTTGGCGAGGGTTCGCTGAGAAGGTTGACGCAGTGTCCACAACGCTTGCGAGGCCCGTCACCGTGACGGCCGGGGTCAGCAAGGCGGACGACCGCGATGTCTTCGATCGGCGGAGCGACCTCGACATAGGGTCAGTTGATTCGCTCGAGGACGAGGAATTCGGTGTCCTCAACGGCTGTCGCCCCGGTGCCGGTCCCCTTCGTGCACGGCCACGACGTCCCCGATCCCCGCATGTGTCCCGTCCGTGAACGTCAACGACCCCTTCGCGATGATCAGCTGCTCGTCGCGATCGTGGACTCAACGCCTGCGGAGCGGGTCTCGGCTCCCTCCTGCGGGCAGGACCGGACCGAGGGAACCTGCCACCCCTTGGCCAACCTGGAGGGGTGAAGGTTCACGCCGCGACCATAGAAGTGGGTGAACTTCATGATCAACGGATCCCACTTCTCCGGATCGATGTGCCGATCCGAGCCTGCGATCAACAGCTCCGGACGGACGTGCGTGCGGATGACCCTTGCTTCGATCGCCAGGAGGCCGCTGTCCTCCCCGTCGAACGGCGCCACGCCTTGAACCGACGACTCGAGCGAGATGGGGCACTCCAGGACCCGGGCCGGCGCGACGAGATCGGAGGGGATGGGCGTGAGTCCCGCTGCGCCGAACTTGTCGGCCACGTGCGTGTAGCCCTTGATCACCTTGTGTGCGGGGACGGTGCTGGTGCCTGTGAGGAGCGCGAGCCGGTCGACCGCCTCGACCATCGTCGAGTCTGGGAGGTTCAGCACGAGCTCACCGGTCCGCTGGAGATTCAGGGTGGTCTGGGACGTCGCATCGAGCCCGAGCATGCATGAGCCACCCACCCACCACGCAGATGACATCGGAGCCACGTTCGTCGACCCGTCTGGGTTCTCGGTACTGATGAGCACCACCGGTGTGCCGAAGTAGAGGACGCGTGGCTCGATCACTCGATGCGCGTGTGTGTCGAGCATGTTCACCACGTCGACGTTGCCAGAACTCGAGCGTGAGGACTGGCAGTAAACGGACGCGGAGGTCACGTCCGCCATGCTGCGGCGCATGGGCCGAGGTGCTCGGAGGTTCGCAAGGGCATCGGGAGCTGCCTGACCGCGCTCGGGGCATGGCGGGCCTAGGGTGGGGCCGTGAACGACGAGACGTCCGCCGCCGCGCGCGGATCGCGCCGGAGGGAACGTACCCGGGCTCTGCTCCTCGACGCGGCCGAGCTGTTGATGTCGCAGCGCGCGGCCGAGGAGATCAGGATCGAGGACGTCGCCGCGGAGGCGGGGATCTCGCCGGCGTCCGTCTACGTGCACTTCGGCACGAAGGACGGGCTCCTCGCAGCCGTCACTGAGCGCGTCCTGGCCGTGGCGACGGACGCGCTCCGCTCGGCGTACGCG contains these protein-coding regions:
- a CDS encoding PPA1309 family protein, translated to MQLMPDSPLRQAALEVESHVGAEGWDQPPRLFALVPTADLVAAEPGLADQLGGDPDGITPIEQELPEGRELEDLLTEIEWPDAVMGCAAVIERIMLPPEAEESLPEDPDAIVEAAINHPDRREVRLVAAVTRDGRSHSAVRARDPADAELLEGPDLVPGLIEHLRTTLT
- a CDS encoding UPF0182 family protein, encoding MLLLLGSIFISVWTDRLWFKSVGYSEVFRSVLVSRVGLFVAMGLIFGLFVIGNLYLAYRTRPDTVPLRRDDPSYRYRLALTPILKPIGIVLFLVLGAFAGSVGASHWDTYKMWRHGSSFGVKDPQFNKDVGFYVFDYPWWRFLTSFSFAMIVITVLAVLFLNYVYGGIRIAGRGPKLTRAAQVHLSVLVGLGVLTRAVSYYLDRFGLAIGNSKLFDGIGYTDANARIPGKNILIGVAIVCAILFFAVIFIRSWTLPAIGLGLLALTSILIGAIWPAVMQGFQVKPSEPDKEGPYIARNIEATREAYDVADTEVESYSAKTDLTDSELAASAESRVSTRLLDPTLISDAFEQLQQVRGYYSVPSTLDVDRYKLEGEKVPQDTIIAARELNLDGLQDTQRNWANDHTVYTHGYGIIAARGNQRGPNGEPVFTAKDIPQIGEIKTTTPPRIYFGEQSPSYSIVGRPKGAAAIEVDIPRGGATGEDGKVNATQNTYDGKGGVPIGGLFNKALYAFKFAEPNIILSNRVNSESKILYDREPRDRVKKVAPWLTVDGDSYPAVVDGRVVWIVDGYTTSNSYPYSEHRSLREATADTLTDGRAQKALPTDQVNYMRNSVKAVVDAYDGTVKLYQWDTKDPVLKTWMKVFPDVVESKAKISDALLEHLRYPVDLFKVQRDVLQRYHVTDAQTFYEDGERWKVPEDPTAPSNSSALQPPYYLSTARPGEDTPKFSVTSVYLPNRRQNLAAFVSVNSEATDTENYGKMQILQLPSETQISGPSQIANDFQTDKGVSQALLQYQQSKTASILYGNLLTLPVGDGLLYVQPVYIKRSAVEGSYPVLQFVIASFGKDVGFGQTLDEALRVALGLEEGTNPDDAAERPTTQRPESSGNQTASQLLDDASRFYDQAQDALKDGDLALYQRRMNQVGDAVEKAQRAVEQAEKKE
- the ilvA gene encoding threonine ammonia-lyase IlvA, with the translated sequence MTTSPISNARVTAATVDEAATRVADVASRTPLELNARLSEATGAQVWLKREDLQPVRSYKIRGAYNLIVQLDADARAHGVVCASAGNHAQGVALACRRLGTRGRIFVPGTTPRQKRERIVTLGGTDVEVIVVGDSYEDAFRAAQQDAADTGAVLVPAFDDPRTISGQGTVAPEIVEQLGQAPDLLVVPVGGGGLIAGMATWLHERHPSTRIIGVEPAGAASMGAALAAGAPTPLAEVDPFVDGAAVGTAGEHTFPLVRDAGAQLVTVEEGHICTEMLRLYQSDGIIAEPAGALATAALDSIEVTPGSTVVCVVSGGNNDISRYGEVLERSLIHQGLKHYFLVSFPQEPGALRRFLDDILGPDDDITLFDYVKRNNRETGPALIGVELASADDLEGLLERLEDSPLGVERVAPGSPLFHYLL
- a CDS encoding flavin reductase family protein; amino-acid sequence: MLDTHAHRVIEPRVLYFGTPVVLISTENPDGSTNVAPMSSAWWVGGSCMLGLDATSQTTLNLQRTGELVLNLPDSTMVEAVDRLALLTGTSTVPAHKVIKGYTHVADKFGAAGLTPIPSDLVAPARVLECPISLESSVQGVAPFDGEDSGLLAIEARVIRTHVRPELLIAGSDRHIDPEKWDPLIMKFTHFYGRGVNLHPSRLAKGWQVPSVRSCPQEGAETRSAGVESTIATSS